In one window of Methanoculleus chikugoensis DNA:
- a CDS encoding serine hydrolase domain-containing protein produces MILVLALFLIAWSPASASDAGPSLESGTEDRAEVEAFFDEAVPAGLAKYNIPGATVSFVQDGELIFSRGYGYSDIANRTPVDPETTLFHIGSITKLFTWTCVMQLVEEGKIDLDADINTYLTDFSIPETYPGHPVTMRHLMTHSAGFEEQEIRMTVADVEELYPFRTYCEENIPARVYPPGTVTSYSNYGATLAAVIVEDVTGVPFEQYLNEHILSPLSMTRTSISYTLPPEMARNLSSGYHYMGMTNEAVPDFVCVVGPAGSISSTANDMAAFLAVHMKNGSWHGAEILSEETAALMHAPAFSNDPRVSSMCLGFYETRLNNERIIGHGGDTDTFHSLLAIIPERGTGFFVSYNSVGGSKARYDLQAEFVDRFYPASASTAPANDPGTPAGKYTGTYQSTRHNYRTFEFYLSRPEISIEQGEKALLVTQGGSPPSEYGEVAPGVFAQSSGQPTSYGNLVFREDGQGTVDFLCYENLPFFAYERVPWYAIEPFTDGVKNTGLAILLTVLVWPIMAVFRRVYGATGDERDTALSVYARLVAGAASLLFVVFVLVLLPAVTGDTALIESYVRDLTVPLALSAVMTVPVIAVLLSAVAAAFAIPVWKRRYWSVWHRVHYSIVVIGLFMLAWWVNFWNLFVFRL; encoded by the coding sequence ATGATCCTGGTTCTTGCACTATTCCTGATCGCATGGTCGCCGGCAAGCGCCAGCGATGCCGGACCTTCTCTCGAGAGCGGGACTGAAGATCGCGCGGAAGTGGAAGCATTTTTTGATGAGGCCGTGCCGGCGGGACTGGCGAAGTACAACATCCCGGGTGCCACGGTTTCTTTCGTACAGGACGGGGAGTTGATCTTTTCCAGAGGATACGGGTACTCCGATATTGCAAATAGAACGCCCGTCGATCCCGAAACGACGCTCTTTCACATCGGGTCGATCACCAAGCTCTTCACCTGGACATGTGTCATGCAGCTGGTAGAAGAAGGGAAGATCGACCTGGATGCGGATATTAATACGTATCTGACAGATTTCTCAATCCCGGAGACGTACCCTGGACATCCGGTGACCATGCGACACCTGATGACGCATTCGGCGGGTTTCGAAGAGCAGGAGATCCGTATGACCGTTGCAGACGTAGAGGAACTCTATCCGTTCAGGACATACTGCGAAGAGAATATCCCCGCCAGGGTATACCCTCCCGGGACGGTCACCTCGTATTCAAATTACGGTGCAACACTCGCTGCGGTCATCGTCGAAGACGTTACCGGCGTACCTTTTGAGCAGTACCTCAACGAGCATATCCTCTCCCCGCTCTCCATGACGAGAACAAGCATCTCGTACACGCTTCCCCCGGAGATGGCCCGGAACCTCTCCTCCGGCTACCACTATATGGGAATGACGAACGAGGCCGTACCGGATTTTGTCTGTGTCGTCGGTCCTGCCGGATCCATCAGTTCCACCGCAAACGACATGGCGGCATTCCTTGCCGTCCATATGAAGAACGGTTCCTGGCATGGTGCGGAGATCCTCTCGGAAGAGACCGCCGCCCTCATGCATGCACCGGCATTCTCCAACGACCCGCGTGTGAGCAGCATGTGCCTCGGGTTTTACGAGACACGCCTGAACAACGAGAGAATAATTGGGCATGGCGGCGACACGGATACGTTCCATTCTCTTCTTGCAATCATCCCGGAGAGGGGGACAGGATTCTTCGTCTCCTACAACAGTGTCGGAGGGAGTAAAGCGAGATACGATCTCCAGGCGGAGTTTGTCGATCGGTTCTACCCCGCCTCCGCATCCACCGCGCCCGCAAACGATCCCGGAACGCCCGCCGGCAAATACACCGGGACCTACCAGTCGACACGTCACAACTACAGAACGTTCGAGTTCTATCTCTCGCGGCCCGAGATAAGTATCGAACAGGGAGAGAAGGCGCTGTTGGTTACACAGGGCGGAAGCCCTCCTTCCGAATATGGCGAGGTTGCTCCCGGTGTCTTTGCGCAATCGAGCGGTCAGCCGACATCTTACGGGAATCTGGTCTTTCGCGAGGACGGGCAGGGCACCGTAGACTTCCTCTGTTACGAAAACCTGCCTTTCTTTGCGTACGAGCGGGTACCGTGGTATGCAATCGAACCGTTTACCGACGGCGTGAAGAATACCGGCCTCGCGATTCTCCTGACAGTTCTCGTATGGCCGATCATGGCCGTATTCCGGCGGGTCTACGGTGCTACCGGGGATGAACGCGATACGGCACTCTCCGTGTATGCCCGCCTGGTGGCCGGAGCGGCCTCCCTGCTCTTCGTCGTCTTCGTGCTCGTTCTCCTCCCGGCGGTGACGGGCGATACGGCACTCATCGAGTCGTACGTGCGAGATCTGACGGTTCCTCTTGCCCTGAGCGCAGTCATGACCGTCCCGGTCATTGCCGTGCTCTTATCGGCTGTGGCCGCCGCCTTTGCCATCCCGGTCTGGAAGCGACGCTACTGGTCCGTATGGCACCGGGTGCACTACAGCATCGTCGTTATCGGACTGTTCATGCTGGCGTGGTGGGTCAACTTCTGGAACCTCTTCGTCTTCAGACTGTAA
- a CDS encoding RPA family protein: MKPQSTFEREPARRVFASELRETRYQFKDGDDEKSPTYVILPSGIRSNRIFIVGTLTEKQRQGDQNIFYRGRVVDPTGTFFIMAGSYQPEAMQQLARIEPPAFVAVVGKPNLYTTPEGNCLVSVRVESIAVVDRETRDLWVLDTARETLDRLDAFGTTDDSKKAQEEYGTQPDLYRKIVYDALSQVQL; encoded by the coding sequence ATGAAGCCCCAGAGCACGTTCGAGCGCGAACCTGCACGGAGGGTCTTCGCATCCGAACTCCGCGAGACCCGCTACCAGTTCAAGGACGGCGACGACGAGAAGAGCCCGACCTACGTCATCCTCCCGAGCGGGATCCGGAGCAACCGGATCTTCATCGTCGGGACGCTCACGGAGAAGCAGCGGCAGGGCGACCAGAACATCTTCTACCGGGGAAGAGTGGTCGACCCGACGGGCACCTTCTTCATCATGGCGGGCTCCTACCAGCCCGAGGCGATGCAACAGCTTGCCCGGATCGAGCCGCCCGCGTTCGTTGCCGTCGTCGGGAAACCGAACCTCTACACGACTCCGGAAGGGAACTGCCTGGTCTCGGTCCGCGTGGAGTCGATTGCGGTCGTGGACCGCGAGACCCGCGACCTCTGGGTGCTCGATACCGCCCGCGAGACCCTGGACCGGCTCGACGCGTTCGGGACCACCGACGACTCGAAGAAGGCCCAGGAGGAGTACGGGACGCAGCCCGACCTCTACCGTAAGATCGTCTACGACGCTCTCTCCCAGGTGCAGTTGTAG